One Pseudochaenichthys georgianus chromosome 4, fPseGeo1.2, whole genome shotgun sequence DNA window includes the following coding sequences:
- the scamp4 gene encoding secretory carrier-associated membrane protein 4 → MADRANNFPPLPQFFRIKPCFYHNIEEEIPAQHQQLVRRVYTLWMMYSGTLFLNVISCIAWWAGGGSATNFGFSLLWLLLFSPCSYTCWFRPLYKALRADSSFNYMTFFFIFFLQCVLALIQTIGISGWGTSGWIATMMFFSTNVGSAIVMLITTLLFTVVTALMALVLIKVHRMYRGGGGSMEQAKEEWSTGLWKSAPVREAGFNAVAQTAQGPSLPQYPAAVPSYPDNSHW, encoded by the exons ATGGCAG ACCGCGCCAACAACTTTCCTCCCCTGCCTCAGTTCTTCAGAATAAAGCCATGCTTTTACCACAACATTGAAGAGGAAATACCTGCACAGCACCAGCAGTTGGTGCGCAGAGTCTACACTCTTTGGATGA TGTATTCAGGCACACTGTTCCTAAATGTGATCTCATGTATTGCTTGGTGGGCTGGGGGTGGAAGTGCCACAAATTTCGGCTTTTCACTACTCTGGCTCCTACTGTTCAGCCCGTGCAGTTACACCTGCTGGTTCAGACCACTCTACAAAGCCTTACG GGCTGACAGCTCGTTCAACTACATGaccttcttcttcatcttcttccttCAGTGTGTCTTGGCTCTAATCCAGACTATTGGCATCTCTGGCTGGGGAACAAG CGGCTGGATTGCGACAATGATGTTTTTCAGCACAAATGTGGGCTCCGCTATAGTGATGCTTATCACAACCCTGCTCTTCACTGTGGTGACTGCTTTAATGGCACTGGTTCTCATTAAG GTGCACAGAATGTACCGAGGCGGCGGCGGCAGTATGGAGCAGGCTAAGGAGGAGTGGAGCACCGGGCTGTGGAAGAGTGCTCCTGTGAGGGAAGCAGGTTTTAACGCTGTTGCTCAGACGGCCCAGGGCCCGAGTTTGCCCCAGTACCCTGCCGCAGTGCCGAGTTACCCCGACAACAGCCACTGGTGA
- the LOC117445318 gene encoding semaphorin-4E has product MSLLSALSIVCGLMLHVSVNALDTQYCVPRKTIPYQNELKLFREEGIFNYSTMLMRDDLGVLLLGAREAVYALDINNISVRKAAVYWRVTEEKQRECTYKGKHAEVECRNYIRTLHRVNDTTMYVCGTNAFSPTCDYMTFVKGQLKLEGKQEEGKGKCPFDPFQRYSSLMVGNDLYSATSINFLGSEPVVLRSSDLALRTEFKSSWLSEPNFVYMDFVGESFNSLDGDDDKVYMFFSENAMEYDFSSKVTVSRVARVCKGDMGGQRTLQRKWTSFLKARLDCSLPEPSLPPIVQDVFLLKNENWKESVFYAVFTPQSGLSEVSAVCAYSVSSIRDIFNEGKFKTPVAVETSHVKWVMYTGEVPVPRPGACINSVARKMGMNRSLDLPDKTLQFIRDRPLMDEAVRPQTGGPLLVKRGALLTRIVVDSVLALDQQRYAVMFIGTENGYIQKAVNYAGEMFIIEEIQLYETSVPISTLRLSSSKGQLYAGSEFGAIQMPLSNCSRYETCVDCILARDPYCAWDLQEEHCCSVDSVSYIETAIQSLKEGDLSQCSPPDPVAAVDFTLVPGNNIQLPCQLHSNLAQVVWRFADHTLHSNNKYYIFSRGLLVLQASESDAGLYTCDSVELINGRPYNRTVAVYQLQLHSDAGVGESSTPSNEVTDSSPSIYNVITAAPEPNSGREDPLTPQNQSDTSKVTGLEVTVALLSLLCLCLMGVIFCIWNQGRFGCFKFAKRPSESEVKRQSAEYMHIPSRTSEIKLLGPESGRPFSANNNHSVVDFKGNGEHHFTPMANISSLDGLGYINDESEI; this is encoded by the exons ATGTCTCTTCTCTCAGCTCTAAGCATCGTCTGTGGATTGATGCTCCATGTTTCAGTTAATGCACTCGACACTCAATACTGTGTCCCACGAAAGACTATCCCCTACCAGA ACGAGCTGAAGTTGTTCAGAGAAGAGGGGATCTTCAACTACTCCACTATGCTAATGAGAGACGACCTGGGTGTGCTGCTGCTGGGGGCCAGAGAGGCTGTGTATGCTCTGGACATCAACAACATTTCTGTCAGAAAGGCTGCG GTGTACTGGCGAGTTACAGAGGAGAAACAGCGGGAGTGCACATACAAAGGAAAACACGCTGAG GTGGAATGCCGTAACTACATTCGAACCCTGCACAGAGTCAATGACACTACGATGTATGTGTGTGGCACGAATGCTTTTAGCCCCACCTGTGATTACATG ACGTTTGTTAAAGGACAGCTGAAGCTGGAGGGAAAGCAGGAGGAGGGAAAAGGGAAGTGTCCTTTTGATCCCTTCCAGAGATACTCCTCCCTCATGGTCG GAAATGACCTGTATTCTGCTACATCCATCAACTTCTTGGGCTCTGAGCCGGTGGTTCTGCGCAGCTCGGACTTGGCTCTCCGCACTGAGTTTAAGAGCTCATGGCTCAGTG AGCCAAACTTTGTCTACATGGACTTTGTGGGGGAGAGCTTTAACAGTCttgatggtgatgatgacaaGGTGTACATGTTCTTCAGTGAGAACGCCATGGAGTACGACTTCTCCAGCAAAGTCACTGTGTCTCGAGTGGCCCGTGTCTGcaag GGGGATATGGGCGGCCAGCGGACACTGCAGAGGAAATGGACGTCGTTCCTGAAAGCTCGTCTGGATTGTTCCCTCCCTGAACCCAGCCTGCCCCCCATTGTCCAGGATGTCTTCCTGCTGAAGAACGAGAACTGGAAGGAGAGCGTCTTCTATGCTGTCTTCACTCCGCAGTC GGGCTTGTCCGAGGTATCTGCGGTATGTGCATATAGTGTGTCTTCCATTCGAGATATTTTCAACGAGGGCAAGTTTAAGACACCTGTCGCTGTGGAGACATCTCACGTGAAGTGGGTGATGTACACTGGAGAGGTGCCAGTCCCCAGACCGGGAGCA TGCATCAATAGTGTGGCACGTAAAATGGGCATGAATCGCTCTCTGGATCTTCCTGACAAAACCCTCCAGTTCATCAGGGACCGCCCCCTCATGGACGAGGCTGTCCGACCACAGACGGGGGGGCCGCTGCTGGTGAAGAGGGGAGCTTTGCTGACTCGGATTGTAGTGGACAGTGTGTTGGCGCTGGACCAACAGAGATATGCAGTCATGTTCATTGGCACTG AAAACGGTTACATCCAGAAGGCTGTCAACTACGCAGGAGAGATGTTCATCATTGAGGAAATTCAACTGTACGAAACCTCGGTGCCTATCAGCACCCTGCGGCTCTCATCCAGCAAG GGCCAACTGTATGCAGGTTCAGAGTTTGGTGCCATCCAGATGCCGCTCAGTAACTGCAGCCGCTATGAGACTTGTGTGGACTGCATCCTGGCCCGGGACCCTTACTGTGCCTGGGACTTGCAAGAAGAGCATTGCTGCTCAGTCGACAGTGTGTCCTACATTGAAACTGCAATACAGAGTCTGAAGGAGGGAGACCTCTCTCAATGTTCTCCTCCAG ATCCAGTGGCAGCCGTGGACTTTACCCTGGTTCCAGGAAACAACATCCAGCTGCCGTGCCAGCTCCACTCCAACTTGGCGCAGGTCGTGTGGCGATTCGCTGACCATACACTTCACTCCAACAACAAATACTACATATTCAGCCGGGGCCTCCTCGTCTTGCAGGCCTCTGAATCAGACGCGGGCCTGTACACATGTGACTCAGTAGAGCTGATCAATGGGAGACCATACAACCGGACTGTGGCGGTTTATCAGTTGCAGCTCCACTCTGATGCAGGAGTGGGGGAGAGCTCTACTCCTAGCAATGAGGTGACAGATTCCTCACCCTCTATTTACAATGTGATTACGGCTGCACCGGAGCCAAACTCGGGCAGGGAGGACCCGTTGACCCCGCAGAACCAAAGCGACACCAGCAAGGTGACTGGTTTAGAGGTGACCGTGGCTCTGCTGTCACTGCTCTGTCTCTGCCTGATGGGGGTTATATTTTGCATCTGGAATCAGGGACGTTTTGGATGCTTCAAGTTTGCGAAGCGCCCAAGTGAAAGCGAGGTGAAAAGGCAGTCAGCCGAATACATGCACATCCCCAGCAGAACTTCAGAGATTAAGCTCCTGGGGCCTGAATCTGGGAGACCTTTCAGTGCCAATAATAATCACTCTGTTGTTGACTTCAAAGGCAACGGGGAGCACCACTTCACACCTATGGCCAACATTTCAAGTCTGGACGGTCTGGGATACATAAATGATGAGTCAGAGATTTGA